One window of Globicephala melas chromosome 2, mGloMel1.2, whole genome shotgun sequence genomic DNA carries:
- the GJD2 gene encoding gap junction delta-2 protein, which produces MGEWTILERLLEAAVQQHSTMIGRILLTVVVIFRILIVAIVGETVYDDEQTMFVCNTLQPGCNQACYDRAFPISHIRYWVFQIIMVCTPSLCFITYSVHQSAKQRERRYSTVFLALDRDPPESMGSAGGPGGGSSGVGKREDKKLQSAIVNGVLQNTENTSKETEPDCLEVKELTPHPSGLRTAARSKLRRQEGISRFYIIQVVFRNALEIGFLVGQYFLYGFSVPGLYECDRYPCIKEVECYVSRPTEKTVFLVFMFAVSGICVVLNLAELNHLGWRKIKLAVRGAQAKRKSVYEIRNKDLPRVSVPNFGRTQSSDSAYV; this is translated from the exons ATGGGGGAATGGACCATCTTGGAGAGGCTGCTGGAAGCCGCGGTGCAGCAGCACTCCACTATGATCGGGAG GATCCTGTTGACTGTGGTGGTGATCTTCCGCATCCTCATTGTGGCCATTGTCGGGGAGACGGTGTACGATGATGAGCAGACCATGTTTGTGTGCAACACCCTACAGCCCGGCTGTAACCAGGCCTGCTATGACCGCGCCTTCCCCATCTCCCACATACGTTACTGGGTCTTCCAGATCATAATGGTGTGTACCCCCAGTCTCTGCTTCATCACTTACTCTGTGCACCAGTCTGCCAAGCAGCGAGAACGCCGCTACTCAACTGTCTTCCTAGCCCTGGACAGAGATCCCCCTGAGTCCATGGGGAGCGCTGGAGGACCTGGGGGTGGGAGCAGTGGTGTTGGCAAACGAGAAGACAAGAAGTTGCAAAGTGCCATTGTCAATGGGGTGCTGCAGAACACAGAGAACACAAGCAAGGAGACGGAGCCAGATTGTTTAGAGGTTAAGGAGCTGACTCCACACCCATCGGGGTTGCGCACTGCAGCACGATCCAAGCTCCGAAGGCAGGAAGGCATCTCCCGCTTCTACATTATCCAAGTGGTGTTCCGAAATGCCCTGGAGATTGGGTTTCTGGTGGGCCAATACTTTCTGTATGGCTTCAGCGTCCCAGGGTTGTATGAGTGTGACCGCTACCCCTGCATCAAGGAGGTGGAATGTTACGTGTCCCGGCCTACTGAGAAGACTGTCTTTCTAGTGTTCATGTTTGCTGTGAGTGGCATCTGTGTGGTGCTGAACCTGGCTGAACTCAACCACCTGGGCTGGCGCAAGATCAAGCTGGCCGTGCGAGGGGCCCAGGCCAAGAGGAAGTCAGTCTATGAGATCCGCAACAAGGACCTGCCACGGGTCAGCGTTCCCAATTTTGGCAGGACTCAGTCCAGCGACTCTGCCTATGTGTGA